The following are from one region of the Oncorhynchus kisutch isolate 150728-3 unplaced genomic scaffold, Okis_V2 Okis03b-Okis08b_hom, whole genome shotgun sequence genome:
- the LOC109876883 gene encoding LOW QUALITY PROTEIN: mortality factor 4-like protein 1 (The sequence of the model RefSeq protein was modified relative to this genomic sequence to represent the inferred CDS: inserted 3 bases in 2 codons): MAPKQDPKPKFQEGERVLCFHGPLLYEAKAVKTNIRXEAIKYFIHYSGWNKNWDEWVPESRVLKYVDSNLQKQKELQKANQNADDDSKMGEHKKHYDVXGKMRGVAPSKKIAAVQQKNVDLKAKKTKLKTPAAGEGTSTGEMPQPPRKKRARCDPTVESEETFINRVEVKVKIPEELKPWLVDDWDLITRQKQLFHLPARKNVDSVLEDYASYKKSRGTSESKEYAVNEVVAGIREYFNVMLGTQLLYKFERPQYAEILADHPDTPMSQVYGGPHLLRLFVRIGSMLAYTPLDEKSLALLLNYLQDFLKYLMKNSSLFSASDYEVAPPEYHRKAV; the protein is encoded by the exons ATGGCGCCAAAACAGGACCCTAAACCTAAATTTCAAGAAG GTGAAAGAGTTCTGTGTTTTCATGGGCCATTGCTTTACGAAGCAAAG GCAGTGAAAACCAATATCAG AGAAGCAATTAAGTACTTCATTCATTACAGTGGATGGAACAAAAA CTGGGATGAATGGGTTCCTGAAAGCAGAGTTCTCAAATATGTGGACAGCAACCTGCAGAAACAAAAAGAGCTTCAAAAGGCTAATCA AAATGCCGACGATGACTCGAAGATGGGAGAACATAAAAA GCATTATGATG GAGGAAAGATGAGGGGTGTAGCACCGAGCAAGAAGATTGCTGCTGTGCAGCAGAAAAATGTTGATCT gaAAGCGAAAAAGACTAAACTAAAGA CACCAGCGGCTGGAGAAGGTACCAGCACAGGAGAGATGCCACAGCCACCGCGGAAGAAGAGGGCTCGTTGCGACCCAACTGTGGAGAGT GAGGAGACATTCATCAACCGTGTGGAGGTAAAGGTGAAGATTCCTGAGGAGCTGAAGCCGTGGCTGGTGGATGACTGGGACCTTATTACCAGACAGAAGCAG CTTTTTCACCTGCCCGCGAGAAAGAATGTGGATAGTGTCTTGGAGGACTATGCAAGCTATAAGAAATCAAGAGGAACTTCAGAAAGCAA GGAGTATGCTGTGAACGAGGTGGTGGCAGGGATCAGGGAGTACTTCAACGTCATGCTGGGCACCCAGCTGCTCTATAAGTTTGAGAGGCCCCAGTATGCAGAGATACTGGCGGATCACCCCGACACACCCATGTCCCAGGTCTACGGGGGCCCGCACCTGCTCCGGCTTTTTG TGAGAATTGGCTCCATGCTTGCCTACACTCCCCTGGATGAGAAAAGCCTGGCTCTGCTGCTCAACTACCTGCAGGATTTTCTCAA GTATCTAATGAAGAACTCCTCCCTCTTCAGTGCCAGCGACTACGAGGTAGCGCCCCCAGAGTACCATAGGAAAGCCGTCTGA